The following proteins are co-located in the Engraulis encrasicolus isolate BLACKSEA-1 chromosome 2, IST_EnEncr_1.0, whole genome shotgun sequence genome:
- the gpd1a gene encoding glycerol-3-phosphate dehydrogenase 1a: protein MATSKKVCIVGSGNWGSAIAKIVGSNAATNARFDKVVNMWVFEEMVDGRKLTEIINTDHENVKYLPGRKLPENVLAVPDLVEAAKDADILIFVIPHQFIGRACETMKGKIKKDALGLSLIKGVDEGPDGLKLISDVIQEKLGITVSVLMGANIANEVADEKFCETTIGCKSKDDGSLLKDLMQTKNFRITVVEESDVVEICGALKNIVAVGAGFCDGLGFGDNTKAAVIRLGLMEMIAFTRIFCTAGPVSPATFLESCGVADLITTCYGGRNRKVAEAFAKTGKSIEELEKEMLNGQKLQGPATAAEVHQILKLKGLQDKFPLFNAVYEICYQGRKVTEFIDCLQNHPEHM from the exons ATGGCTACTTCCAAGAAAGTTTGCATTGTTGGCTCTGGAAACTG gggCTCAGCCATTGCCAAAATTGTGGGATCCAATGCTGCAACGAATGCCAGATTTGACAAAGTCGTCAATATGTGGGTTTTCGAGGAGATGGTGGATGGACGCAAGCTCACAGAGATCATCAACACTGATCACGAGAATGTGAAATACCTGCCTGGGCGGAAACTTCCAGAGAATGTG TTGGCAGTGCCAGACCTGGTGGAGGCTGCGAAGGACGCGGATATCTTGATCTTTGTGATTCCGCATCAGTTCATTGGCAGAGCGTGTGAAACCATGAAGGGGAAAATCAAAAAGGATGCTCTCGGACTCTCGCTCATAAAG GGTGTGGATGAGGGTCCCGATGGCCTGAAGCTGATCTCTGATGTCATCCAGGAGAAGCTGGGCATCACTGTCAGTGTTCTCATGGGTGCCAACATCGCCAACGAGGTAGCGGACGAGAAGTTCTGCGAGACAACCATTG GTTGTAAGAGCAAGGATGATGGCTCTTTACTGAAAGACCTCATGCAGACCAAGAACTTCCGGATCACAGTGGTGGAGGAGTCAGATGTGGTGGAAATCTGTGGAGCGCTGAAG AATATTGTGGCTGTGGGCGCGGGCTTCTGTGACGGTCTGGGTTTTGGTGACAACACCAAGGCGGCGGTGATCCGCCTGGGCCTGATGGAGATGATTGCCTTCACGCGTATCTTCTGCACCGCGGGACCCGTCTCCCCGGCAACCTTCCTGGAGAGCTGCGGCGTGGCCGACCTCATCACCACCTGCTACGGCGGACGCAACCGCAAGGTCGCAGAGGCCTTCGCCAAAACCGGCAAG TCTATagaggagctggagaaggagatGCTGAATGGCCAGAAGCTGCAGGGGCCGGCCACCGCTGCAGAGGTCCACCAGATCCTCAAACTCAAAGGCCTGCAGGACAA GTTCCCTCTCTTCAACGCCGTCTATGAGATATGTTACCAGGGCCGCAAAGTCACAGAATTCATTGACTGTCTACAAAACCACCCAGAGCACATGTGA
- the si:ch73-233m11.2 gene encoding NACHT, LRR and PYD domains-containing protein 3 — translation MAKSQDSYDSTDHWINAQSLHRQALLQPPQVATERSILALHPQSPAEVLLKNQYIPLTANVVDPDEEEHMGSEGDGQCLGDVISTLLSCSGDTPVADPRRVVVLTGRAGAGKSVSVEKLAQDWARRQVLQGYELVLPVCVSECVARWVTKGHRDTTSVSGKEEEGTQNCSLSLEDLLMLAHPHLSSPTVSYILNETSPSQSNPRLLLLLDGLPEIDELFLTPELPLCSDPHKTVPLAHLLSSLAQGALLPHASLLITCRQVPDMNDMPPSVQFVEVQGFSSSQCQQFFQQFLSQGGCEDETLASRLAHLCDTVLGVETLCSLPLFCWMLAIIGSTLQKSGAPLPETLTELWVHITSLCLSPTTTTTVPTRAPGPVLVPKARSLLQGLVKLARLCLEDHQSFCSHDHLVSHNMEQFPSSPQLQTFLKEGYDAHGAQMILFRCQPTMQFLMALGFFIEEDSVALSSLTSLEGKLRDLEEDAGMMEPLRLVFAVGLSEPSQRAALQSMLEAGHARDQGAEMQRWLESHTQKTLPGYSKEKHLQCFHLLRETQNQALVKRCLSSPGVRLGMSYGGLGRSDCAALSYVLMCVGEIQQLNLYSSRNLTSGHTSQLIPVFKMAPTIILSQSELSPECLSHLAEGLRGGVTTRLDLSYTKLGDEGLRTLCPALTHSSLHTLSVPVCELSAACCKDLSSALAVCSTLRVLDLRGNKITDEGLALISKALQNPQCGLQELSLDMCDISSSSMAALSEALGSGHCALLSLDLSRNNLADAGLTSLSHGLSSPSCKIHTLKLMGCDLTGSCCAALASVLRSGGSLAELDISVNELGQQGALTLCESLKGTQAPLTSLNMTRCELTLAVFSVLEEVLRGGSKLRALALGLNEVGDRGAKHLWGALKHAQCSLQDLDLEMIGLTDECVAELCEAVRAHGRLKSLILKNNTLTDSSVEPLVQLAKACPAMKELNLQYNDLSEDVFELMDSCSRIRY, via the exons ATGGCAAAATCTCAAGATAGCTACGACAGCACGGACCATTGGATAA ATGCCCAGTCTCTGCACAGACAGGCGCTACTACAGCCGCCCCAAGTGGCAACTGAAAGAAGCATCTTAGCTCTGCACCCTCAGTCGCCCGCTGAGGTGCTGCTCAAAAACCAGTACATACCACTGACAGCCAATGTCGTCGACCCTGATGAAGAGGAGCACATGGGTAGCGAAGGGGACGGACAGTGCTTGGGCGACGTTATCTCAACGCTGCTGAGTTGTTCCGGGGACACCCCGGTGGCCGACCCGCGGCGAGTGGTAGTGTTGACCGGGCGCGCAGGGGCAGGGAAGAGTGTGTCCGTGGAGAAGTTGGCACAAGACTGGGCCAGGAGACAGGTGTTGCAGGGATATGAGCTggtcctgcctgtgtgtgtcagcgAGTGTGTGGCCAGATGGGTGACGAAAGGTCACAGGGACACCACCTCCGTGagcgggaaggaggaggaggggacgcaAAACTGCTCACTGTCACTGGAAGATCTTCTAATGTTGGctcacccccatctctcctcccctactgTTTCTTACATTCTAAACGAAACATCTCCATCCCAATCTAACCCACGACTCCTGCTTCTTTTGGATGGGCTCCCTGAAATCGACGAGCTCTTTCTCACCCCGGAGCTGCCTCTCTGCTCTGACCCCCACAAGACTGTGCCCCTTGCTCACCTGCTCTCCAGCTTGGCACAGGGGGCACTGCTGCCCCACGCCTCCCTCCTCATAACCTGCAGACAGGTGCCAGACATGAACGACATGCCCCCCAGTGTCCAGTTTGTGGAAGTGCAGGGCTTCTCGTCTTCTCAATGCCAGCAGTTCTTCCAGCAATTCCTCAGCCAGGGTGGGTGTGAGGATGAGACCCTGGCCTCTAGGCTGGCCCATCTCTGTGACACCGTGTTGGGTGTGGAAACCCTCTGCAGCCTGCCCCTCTTCTGCTGGATGTTGGCCATCATTGGTAGCACCTTGCAGAAGTCTGGAGCGCCTTTGCCAGAGACCCTCACAGAACTGTGGGTTCATATCACATCCCTCTGCCtgtctcccaccaccaccaccaccgttccAACACGGGCACCTGGACCAGTGCTGGTACCCAAGGCCCGCAGCTTGCTGCAGGGTCTAGTCAAGCTGGCACGCCTCTGCTTGGAGGACCACCAAAGCTTCTGCTCTCATGACCACCTGGTCTCTCACAACATGGAGCAGTTCCCGTCTTCTCCACAGCTCCAGACCTTCCTGAAGGAGGGCTACGACGCCCACGGAGCCCAGATGATCCTCTTCCGATGCCAACCGACGATGCAGTTTCTCATGGCTCTGGGCTTCTTCATAGAAGAGGACAGTGTAGCGCTGAGCAGTCTCACCAGCCTTGAGGGGAAGCTCAGGGACCTGGAGGAGGACGCGGGGATGATGGAGCCCTTGAGACTTGTGTTTGCAGTGGGGCTGTCTGAGCCATCCCAGCGTGCTGCGCTGCAGAGTATGCTGGAGGCTGGACACGCACGGGACCAGGGAGCAGAGATGCAACGTTGGCTTGAgagccacacacaaaaaaccctgcCCGGATACTCCAAGGAGAAACACCTGCAGTGCTTCCACCTGCTGAGGGAGACTCAGAACCAGGCGCTGGTCAAACGGTGCCTGAGCAGCCCCGGGGTGAGGCTGGGCATGAGCTACGGTGGCCTGGGAAGGTCGGACTGTGCAGCACTGAGCTACGTGTtgatgtgtgtgggagagattcAGCAGCTGAATCTGTACAGCAGCAGGAACCTGACCAGTGGTCACACCTCACAGCTCATCCCCGTGTTCAAGATGGCGCCCACCATCAT TCTGTCTCAGAGTGAGTTGTCTCCAGAGTGCCTGTCTCACCTGGCTGAGGGCCTGAGGGGCGGGGTCACCACCCGGCTGGACCTGTCCTACACCAAACTGGGGGACGAGGGGCTGAGGACGCTCTGCcccgcactcacacactcctcaCTGCACACACTCAG tgttcctGTGTGTGAACTCTCGGCCGCGTGCTGTAAAGACCTGTCTTCAGCTCTGGCGGTGTGTAGCACACTACGTGTCCTGGACCTGCGCGGAAACAAGATCACAGATGAAGGACTAGCACTGATCAGCAAGGCACTCCAGAACCCACAGTGTGGACTACAGGAgctcag TCTTGACATGTGTGATATCAGCAGCAGCTCCATGGCTGCTCTCTCTGAGGCCCTGGGCAGTGGCCACTGTGCTCTGCTCTCCCTGGACCTGAGCAGGAACAACCTGGCTGACGCTGGACTCACCTCCCTTTCGCACGGCCTCAGCAGCCCTAGCTGCAAGATTCACACACTCAA gcttATGGGGTGTGACCTGACGGGCTcttgctgtgctgctctggccAGCGTGTTGCGGTCAGGAGGCTCTCTGGCTGAGCTGGACATCTCTGTTAATGAACTAGGCCAGCAGGGGGCACTAACACTCTGTGAGAGCCTCAAGGGAACACAGGCTCCACTCACCAGCCTCAA CATGACTCGGTGTGAGCTGACCTTGGCCGTGTTCAGCGTCCTTGAGGAGGTCCTGAGAGGAGGGTCTAAGCTGCGTGCTCTGGCTCTAGGCCTGAACGAGGTGGGCGACCGCGGGGCCAAGCACCTGTGGGGAGCCCTGAAACATGCACAGTGCAGCCTGCAGGATCTGGA tcttgaGATGATCGGGCTGACTGATGAGTGCGTGGCGGAGCTGTGTGAGGCGGTGAGGGCCCACGGCCGTCTGAAGAGCCTGATACTGAAGAACAACACCCTGACGGACAGCTCTGTGGAGCCCCTGGTGCAGCTGGCCAAGGCCTGCCCTGCCATGAAGGAGCTCAA TCTGCAGTATAATGACCTGAGTGAGGATGTGTTTGAGCTGATGGACAGCTGCTCCAGGATCAGATACTGA